One window of the Trifolium pratense cultivar HEN17-A07 linkage group LG2, ARS_RC_1.1, whole genome shotgun sequence genome contains the following:
- the LOC123910993 gene encoding uncharacterized protein LOC123910993 isoform X4, producing MGAKSPPSCVAFTHQFGCKLLRGLHARVASPQVSFVPFSFCKLFAFSFWVRLDSAERFVQKTFDFYLLFNFLFDLLFNFLFDFLCLLFDIYGWVWVSFSFMRFLSLSLSLSLSLSLCCLFWGCLRWLVGLSQTGCKDLGGNWLSEFVLIPSAGKNFLAFQGQGYKDLGGDWLSEGMVLLDAKGGKIHTTVRKQLLYLFQRKLEERLVYVLFVVDAKDLILILCFISSFHG from the exons ATGGGAGCTAAGAGCCCTCCCTCGTGCGTGGCCTTCACGCATCAATTCGGCTGCAAGTTGCTGCGTGGCCTTCACGCCCGCGTCGCCTCTCCTCAGGTCTCCTTCGTTCCCTTTTCGTTCTGTAAGCTTTTCGCGTTCTCCTTTTGGGTTCGTCTGGATTCGGCGGAAAGGTTTGTGCAGAAAACTTTCGATTTCTATCTCCTTTTCAATTTCCTTTTTGATCTCCTTTTCAATTTCCTTTTCGATTTCCTTTGTCTCCTTTTTGATATATATGGATGGGTTTgggtttcattttcattcatgcgctttctctctctctctctctctctctctctctctctctctctttgttgtttgttttgggGTTGTCTCAGATGGCTGGTAGGTTTGTCTCAGACTGGTTGCAAGGATTTGGGAGGTAACTGGTTATCTGAGTTCGTCTTGATTCCAAG TGCCGGGAAGAACTTCTTGGCGTTTCAAGGTCAGGGTTACAAGGATTTGGGAGGTGACTGGTTATCTGAGGGAATGGTTCTTCTTGATGCTAAG GGTGGAAAAATTCACACTACTGTTCGGAAGCAGCTGCTATACCTGTTTCAGAGGAAGTTGGAGGAAAGACTTGTCTATGTTTTGTTTGTGGTTGATGCCAAG gatttgattttaattctttgtttcatttcaag CTTCCATGGTTAA
- the LOC123910993 gene encoding uncharacterized protein LOC123910993 isoform X1, whose amino-acid sequence MGAKSPPSCVAFTHQFGCKLLRGLHARVASPQVSFVPFSFCKLFAFSFWVRLDSAERFVQKTFDFYLLFNFLFDLLFNFLFDFLCLLFDIYGWVWVSFSFMRFLSLSLSLSLSLSLCCLFWGCLRWLVGLSQTGCKDLGGNWLSEFVLIPRTSWRFKVRVTRIWEVTGYLREWFFLMLSDIKPDNFLMGLGKKATQVCMIDFGLSKGYMDPISYRHIPYRENKNLTGTACSASCNTHKGIEQSRRDDLESLGYVLLYFLRGRRLTLMIVLSPLFVTISCSEFL is encoded by the exons ATGGGAGCTAAGAGCCCTCCCTCGTGCGTGGCCTTCACGCATCAATTCGGCTGCAAGTTGCTGCGTGGCCTTCACGCCCGCGTCGCCTCTCCTCAGGTCTCCTTCGTTCCCTTTTCGTTCTGTAAGCTTTTCGCGTTCTCCTTTTGGGTTCGTCTGGATTCGGCGGAAAGGTTTGTGCAGAAAACTTTCGATTTCTATCTCCTTTTCAATTTCCTTTTTGATCTCCTTTTCAATTTCCTTTTCGATTTCCTTTGTCTCCTTTTTGATATATATGGATGGGTTTgggtttcattttcattcatgcgctttctctctctctctctctctctctctctctctctctctctttgttgtttgttttgggGTTGTCTCAGATGGCTGGTAGGTTTGTCTCAGACTGGTTGCAAGGATTTGGGAGGTAACTGGTTATCTGAGTTCGTCTTGATTCCAAG AACTTCTTGGCGTTTCAAGGTCAGGGTTACAAGGATTTGGGAGGTGACTGGTTATCTGAGGGAATGGTTCTTCTTGATGCTAAG CGATATCAAACCAGATAATTTCCTCATGGGTCTTGGGAAGAAAGCAACTCAG GTTTGTATGATTGATTTTGGACTTTCAAAAGGATATATGGATCCTATCAGTTACAGGCATATCCCTTACAG AGAGAACAAAAACTTAACAGGAACAGCGTGTTCTGCAAGTTGCAATACTCATAAAGGAATTG AGCAAAGTCGCAGAGATGATTTGGAGTCTCTTGGCTATGTTCTTTTGTACTTTTTAAGAGGAAGACGTCTCACCCTAATGATTGTACTGTCACCACTTTTTGTGACTATCAGTTGCTCCGAGTTTCTTTAG
- the LOC123910993 gene encoding uncharacterized protein LOC123910993 isoform X3, whose protein sequence is MGAKSPPSCVAFTHQFGCKLLRGLHARVASPQVSFVPFSFCKLFAFSFWVRLDSAERFVQKTFDFYLLFNFLFDLLFNFLFDFLCLLFDIYGWVWVSFSFMRFLSLSLSLSLSLSLCCLFWGCLRWLVGLSQTGCKDLGGNWLSEFVLIPSAGKNFLAFQGQGYKDLGGDWLSEGMVLLDAKGGKIHTTVRKQLLYLFQRKLEERLVYVLFVVDAKLPWLKLHYRPSGTILAFDCLL, encoded by the exons ATGGGAGCTAAGAGCCCTCCCTCGTGCGTGGCCTTCACGCATCAATTCGGCTGCAAGTTGCTGCGTGGCCTTCACGCCCGCGTCGCCTCTCCTCAGGTCTCCTTCGTTCCCTTTTCGTTCTGTAAGCTTTTCGCGTTCTCCTTTTGGGTTCGTCTGGATTCGGCGGAAAGGTTTGTGCAGAAAACTTTCGATTTCTATCTCCTTTTCAATTTCCTTTTTGATCTCCTTTTCAATTTCCTTTTCGATTTCCTTTGTCTCCTTTTTGATATATATGGATGGGTTTgggtttcattttcattcatgcgctttctctctctctctctctctctctctctctctctctctctttgttgtttgttttgggGTTGTCTCAGATGGCTGGTAGGTTTGTCTCAGACTGGTTGCAAGGATTTGGGAGGTAACTGGTTATCTGAGTTCGTCTTGATTCCAAG TGCCGGGAAGAACTTCTTGGCGTTTCAAGGTCAGGGTTACAAGGATTTGGGAGGTGACTGGTTATCTGAGGGAATGGTTCTTCTTGATGCTAAG GGTGGAAAAATTCACACTACTGTTCGGAAGCAGCTGCTATACCTGTTTCAGAGGAAGTTGGAGGAAAGACTTGTCTATGTTTTGTTTGTGGTTGATGCCAAG CTTCCATGGTTAAAGTTACACTATAGACCATCTGGTACCATTCTTGCTTTTGATTGTTTGCTCTAA
- the LOC123910993 gene encoding uncharacterized protein LOC123910993 isoform X2 encodes MGAKSPPSCVAFTHQFGCKLLRGLHARVASPQVSFVPFSFCKLFAFSFWVRLDSAERFVQKTFDFYLLFNFLFDLLFNFLFDFLCLLFDIYGWVWVSFSFMRFLSLSLSLSLSLSLCCLFWGCLRWLVGLSQTGCKDLGVPGRTSWRFKVRVTRIWEVTGYLREWFFLMLSDIKPDNFLMGLGKKATQVCMIDFGLSKGYMDPISYRHIPYRENKNLTGTACSASCNTHKGIEQSRRDDLESLGYVLLYFLRGRRLTLMIVLSPLFVTISCSEFL; translated from the exons ATGGGAGCTAAGAGCCCTCCCTCGTGCGTGGCCTTCACGCATCAATTCGGCTGCAAGTTGCTGCGTGGCCTTCACGCCCGCGTCGCCTCTCCTCAGGTCTCCTTCGTTCCCTTTTCGTTCTGTAAGCTTTTCGCGTTCTCCTTTTGGGTTCGTCTGGATTCGGCGGAAAGGTTTGTGCAGAAAACTTTCGATTTCTATCTCCTTTTCAATTTCCTTTTTGATCTCCTTTTCAATTTCCTTTTCGATTTCCTTTGTCTCCTTTTTGATATATATGGATGGGTTTgggtttcattttcattcatgcgctttctctctctctctctctctctctctctctctctctctctttgttgtttgttttgggGTTGTCTCAGATGGCTGGTAGGTTTGTCTCAGACTGGTTGCAAGGATTTGGGAG TGCCGGGAAGAACTTCTTGGCGTTTCAAGGTCAGGGTTACAAGGATTTGGGAGGTGACTGGTTATCTGAGGGAATGGTTCTTCTTGATGCTAAG CGATATCAAACCAGATAATTTCCTCATGGGTCTTGGGAAGAAAGCAACTCAG GTTTGTATGATTGATTTTGGACTTTCAAAAGGATATATGGATCCTATCAGTTACAGGCATATCCCTTACAG AGAGAACAAAAACTTAACAGGAACAGCGTGTTCTGCAAGTTGCAATACTCATAAAGGAATTG AGCAAAGTCGCAGAGATGATTTGGAGTCTCTTGGCTATGTTCTTTTGTACTTTTTAAGAGGAAGACGTCTCACCCTAATGATTGTACTGTCACCACTTTTTGTGACTATCAGTTGCTCCGAGTTTCTTTAG
- the LOC123910993 gene encoding uncharacterized protein LOC123910993 isoform X5, producing the protein MGAKSPPSCVAFTHQFGCKLLRGLHARVASPQVSFVPFSFCKLFAFSFWVRLDSAERFVQKTFDFYLLFNFLFDLLFNFLFDFLCLLFDIYGWVWVSFSFMRFLSLSLSLSLSLSLCCLFWGCLRWLVGLSQTGCKDLGGNWLSEFVLIPSAGKNFLAFQGQGYKDLGGDWLSEGMVLLDAKLLYLFQRKLEERLVYVLFVVDAKLPWLKLHYRPSGTILAFDCLL; encoded by the exons ATGGGAGCTAAGAGCCCTCCCTCGTGCGTGGCCTTCACGCATCAATTCGGCTGCAAGTTGCTGCGTGGCCTTCACGCCCGCGTCGCCTCTCCTCAGGTCTCCTTCGTTCCCTTTTCGTTCTGTAAGCTTTTCGCGTTCTCCTTTTGGGTTCGTCTGGATTCGGCGGAAAGGTTTGTGCAGAAAACTTTCGATTTCTATCTCCTTTTCAATTTCCTTTTTGATCTCCTTTTCAATTTCCTTTTCGATTTCCTTTGTCTCCTTTTTGATATATATGGATGGGTTTgggtttcattttcattcatgcgctttctctctctctctctctctctctctctctctctctctctttgttgtttgttttgggGTTGTCTCAGATGGCTGGTAGGTTTGTCTCAGACTGGTTGCAAGGATTTGGGAGGTAACTGGTTATCTGAGTTCGTCTTGATTCCAAG TGCCGGGAAGAACTTCTTGGCGTTTCAAGGTCAGGGTTACAAGGATTTGGGAGGTGACTGGTTATCTGAGGGAATGGTTCTTCTTGATGCTAAG CTGCTATACCTGTTTCAGAGGAAGTTGGAGGAAAGACTTGTCTATGTTTTGTTTGTGGTTGATGCCAAG CTTCCATGGTTAAAGTTACACTATAGACCATCTGGTACCATTCTTGCTTTTGATTGTTTGCTCTAA
- the LOC123910991 gene encoding pentatricopeptide repeat-containing protein At1g12300, mitochondrial-like: MSFLRFTFRSSSSSSISYLRRFYSHSPFHVNNDVDNAVSSFHSMLRMNPTPSIVQFGKILTYLVKTKHYPTAISLSNQLEFNGIMPDIVTFNILSSCYCHVGHMTFAFSLLAKILKLGYQPDVITLNTLIKGLCFNGKVKEALHFHDHVVAHGFHLNQVSYGTLINGLCKIGETRAALQVLRQIEGKLVKPNVVIYTTIMDSLCKDKLLRDAKDLYSEMIAKNISPNVFTYTSLIYGFCIVGQLKEAIGLLNEMFVFRKLNGDVYIFNILLDALCKEGNVKEAKNVLAVMVKQGIKPDVVTYTSLLDGYCLVNEVNKAKVIFNTMVQRGVIPNVCCYTVMINGLCKIKMMDEAMNLFKEMQNKKIIPDTVTYNSLIDGLCKSGRISHAWELLDEMHDRGQPADVITYNSLLHALCKNHHVDKAIALVKKIKDKGIQPDMYTYNILMDGLCKQGRFLDAQVIFNDLLIKGYNVTVSTYNIMIHGLCSEGLFDDAESLLLKMEDNGCVPNAITYEIIIRALFENDENDKALKLLHEMIGSGLM, from the coding sequence ATGTCATTCTTAAGGTTCACCTTtcgatcttcttcttcttcttccatttcTTACTTAAGGCGATTTTACTCTCACTCTCCATTTCATGTTAATAATGATGTTGATAATGCTGTTTCTTCATTCCATAGCATGCTTCGTATGAATCCAACCCCATCCATTGTTCAATTTGGCAAGATTTTAACTTATCTTGTTAAGACGAAACATTACCCCACTGCTATTTCACTTTCTAACCAATTGGAATTTAATGGAATTATGCCTGATATTGTTACTTTCAATATATTGAGCAGTTGTTACTGCCACGTCGGTCATATGACTTTTGCCTTTTCTCTATTGGCTAAGATTCTCAAGTTGGGTTATCAGCCTGATGTCATAACCTTAAATACTCTTATCAAAGGTCTGTGTTTCAACGGTAAGGTCAAGGAAGCACTGCATTTTCACGACCATGTGGTTGCACATGGATTTCACCTCAACCAAGTTAGCTACGGGACCTTGATCAATGGACTCTGTAAAATTGGAGAAACAAGGGCTGCCTTGCAAGTTCTAAGACAAATTGAAGGGAAATTGGTCAAACCTAATGTGGTAATATACACCACAATTATGGATAGTTTGTGTAAAGATAAGCTTTTGAGAGATGCTAAGGATTTATATTCTGAAATGATTGCAAAGAATATTTCTCCTAATGTTTTCACTTACACTTCTCTAATATATGGATTTTGCATTGTTGGTCAATTAAAAGAAGCAATTGGACTTTTAAATGAAATGTTTGTATTCAGAAAACTCAATGGAGATGTTTATATCTTTAATATATTGCTCGATGCTTTATGCAAGGAAGGAAATGTCAAAGAAGCTAAAAATGTGTTAGCTGTTATGGTGAAACAAGGTATCAAACcagatgttgttacttataCTTCATTACTAGATGGGTATTGCCTAGTTAATGAAGTCAACAAGGCCAAAGTTATATTCAACACTATGGTTCAAAGAGGAGTGATTCCTAATGTTTGTTGCTATACTGTCATGATTAATGGGTTGTGTAAGATTAAAATGATGGATGAAGCCATGAATCTTTTCAAAGAAATGCAAAACAAGAAGATTATTCCTGATACAGTGACTTACAATTctcttattgatggtttgtgcaaATCAGGGAGAATCTCTCATGCTTGGGAGCTTCTTGATGAGATGCATGATAGAGGTCAACCTGCTGATGTAATCACTTACAATTCCTTATTACATGCTCTATGTAAAAACCATCATGTTGATAAGGCAATTGCATTGGTCaagaaaattaaagacaaaGGCATTCAACCAGATATGTACACATACAATATACTCATGGATGGACTTTGCAAACAAGGGAGATTTCTGGACGCACAAGTGATTTTTAATGATCTTTTGATTAAAGGCTACAATGTTACAGTCTCCACATATAATATTATGATCCATGGTCTTTGTTCTGAGGGCTTGTTTGATGATGCTGAGTCCCTACTGTTAAAAATGGAAGACAATGGCTGTGTTCCTAATGCTATAACTTATGAAATAATTATCCGTGCTCTCTTTGAAAATGATGAGAATGATAAGGCATTGAAACTTTTACATGAAATGATTGGTAGTGGTCTAATGTAA
- the LOC123904785 gene encoding casein kinase 1-like protein 3, giving the protein MVDSFWHSNPLSLQCTVNQFHGCYQNVSNSSIISSGGEVKACWSVVKLQRNLSEYLCLYFVYLELMGPSLDDVLYYCSGKFSLKSVLMLADQMLTRIEFLHSKGLLHNDIKPDNFLMGLGKKATQVCMIDFGLSKGYMDPISYRHIPYRENKNLTGTACYASCNTHKGIEQSRRDDLESLGYVLLYFLRGSLPWQGLQAATRMQKYEKFYDMKFSTRVEVLCKSYPVEFASYFHYCRSLSFDQRPNYGYLKRLFRELFTSKGYEADYLYDWTILKYQEIQQGKEHNLSIVRDSLICRV; this is encoded by the exons ATGGTTGATTCTTTTTGGCACAGTAATCCTTTATCTTTGCAATGTACTGTCAACCAGTTTCATGGTTGTTATCAGAATGTATCCAACTCGAGTATCATAAGCAGTGGTGGTGAAGTTAAAGCGTGTTGGTCTGTTGTTAAGCTTCAGAG AAATTTATCAGAGTATTTATGTTTGTATTTCGTATACCTTGAACTTATGGGACCGAGTCTCGATGACGTCCTTTACTACTGTAGTGGCAAGTTTTCGCTAAAATCGGTTTTGATGTTGGCTGATCAGATG CTTACGAGGATAGAGTTTCTACATTCGAAGGGATTACTGCACAACGATATCAAACCAGATAATTTCCTCATGGGTCTTGGGAAGAAAGCAACTCAG GTTTGTATGATTGATTTTGGACTTTCAAAAGGATATATGGATCCTATCAGTTACAGGCATATCCCTTACAG AGAGAACAAAAACTTAACAGGAACAGCGTGTTATGCAAGTTGCAATACTCATAAAGGAATTG AGCAAAGTCGCAGAGATGATTTGGAGTCTCTTGGCTATGTTCTTTTGTACTTTTTAAGAGG TAGCCTTCCTTGGCAGGGTCTGCAAGCTGCCACCAGAatgcaaaaatatgaaaaattttaCGACATGAAGTTCTCAACTCGTGTTGAG GTACTTTGCAAGTCATATCCCGTGGAGTTTGCGTCTTACTTTCATTATTGCCGCTCCTTGTCATTTGATCAACGACCAAATTATGGATATTTGAAGCGCCTGTTTCGTGAATTGTTCACTTCTAAAG GATATGAGGCTGACTATTTATATGACTGGACGATTTTAAAATATCAGGAGATTCAACAGGGAAAGGAACATAATCTATCAATTGTGCGTGATTCCTTAATTTGCCGAGTTTGA
- the LOC123910990 gene encoding pentatricopeptide repeat-containing protein At1g62910-like — translation MSFLRFTFRSSSSSFFVSFLRRLYSHSPFHVNNNNADDAISSFNRMLRMNPTPSIVEFCKILASLVKMKHYPTAISLSHQLEFNGIRPDIVTFNILINCYCHVPQMSFAFSILAKILKLGYQPNVITLNTLINGLCFNGKVKEALHFHDHVIAHGFHLNQVSYGTLINGLCKIGETRAALQVLRQIEGKLVKPDAMMYTTIIDSLCKDKFIRDAYDLYSEMIAKNISPDVFTYTSLIYGFCIVGQLKEAFDLFHEMPLKNINPGVYTFTTLVDALCKEGKVKQAKNVIAVMMKAGVEPNVATYSSLMDGYCLINEVNKAKVIFNTMAQRRVIPNVHCYTVLINGLCKIKMMDEAINLFKEMQDKKIIPNTVTYNSLIDGLCKSGRISHAWELLVEMQDRGQPANVITYNSLLHALCKNHHVDKAIALVKKIKDKGIQPDMHTYNILMDGLCKQGRFLDAQVIFNDLLIKGYNVTVPTYNIMIHGLCSEGLFDDAESLLLKMEDNGCVPNAITYEIIIRALFENDENDKALKLLHEMIGSGLM, via the coding sequence ATGTCATTCTTAAGGTTCACCTTtcgatcttcttcttcttctttttttgtttccttcttAAGGCGATTATACTCTCACTCTCCATTtcatgttaataataataatgctgATGATGCTATTTCCTCATTCAACCGCATGCTTCGTATGAATCCAACCCCATCCATTGTTGAATTTTGCAAGATTTTAGCTTCCCTTGTTAAGATGAAACATTACCCCACTGCTATTTCACTTTCTCACCAATTGGAATTTAATGGAATTAGGCCAGATATTGTTACTTTCAACATCTTGATCAATTGTTACTGCCACGTTCCTCAAATGTCTTTTGCATTTTCTATATTAGCTAAGATTCTCAAGTTGGGTTATCAGCCCAATGTCATAACCTTAAATACTCTTATCAATGGTCTGTGTTTCAACGGTAAGGTCAAGGAAGCACTGCATTTTCACGACCATGTGATTGCACATGGATTTCACCTCAACCAAGTTAGCTACGGGACCTTGATCAATGGACTGTGTAAAATTGGAGAAACAAGGGCTGCCTTGCAAGTTCTAAGACAAATTGAAGGGAAATTGGTCAAACCTGATGCAATGATGTACACCACAATTATTGACAGTTTGTGTAAAGATAAGTTTATAAGAGATGCTTACGATTTATATTCTGAAATGATTGCAAAGAATATTTCTCCTGATGTTTTCACTTACACTTCTCTAATATATGGATTTTGCATTGTTGGTCAGTTGAAAGAAGCATTTGATTTGTTCCATGAAATGCCATTGAAAAACATCAACCCAGGTGTTTATACTTTTACTACACTGGTCGATGCTCTATGTAAAGAAGGAAAGGTGAAACAAGCTAAAAATGTGATAGCTGTGATGATGAAAGCAGGCGTGGAACCTAATGTTGCTACATACAGTTCATTAATGGATGGGTATTGCCTAATCAATGAAGTGAATAAGGCCAAAGTTATATTCAACACTATGGCCCAAAGACGAGTGATACCTAACGTTCATTGCTACACTGTGTTGATTAATGGGCTgtgtaaaattaaaatgatggaTGAAGCCATAAATCTATTTAAAGAAATGCAAGACAAGAAGATTATTCCTAATACAGTGACTTACAATTctcttattgatggtttgtgcaaATCAGGGAGAATCTCTCATGCTTGGGAGCTTCTTGTTGAGATGCAAGATAGGGGTCAACCTGCCAATGTAATCACTTACAATTCTTTATTACATGCTTTATGTAAAAACCATCATGTTGATAAGGCAATTGCATTGGTCaagaaaattaaagacaaaGGCATTCAACCAGATATGCACACATACAATATACTCATGGATGGACTTTGCAAACAAGGGAGATTTCTGGACGCACAAGTGATTTTTAATGATCTTTTGATTAAAGGCTACAATGTTACAGTCCCCACATATAATATTATGATCCATGGTCTTTGTTCTGAGGGCTTGTTTGATGATGCTGAGTCCCTACTGTTAAAAATGGAAGACAATGGCTGTGTTCCTAATGCTATAACTTATGAAATAATTATCCGTGCTCTCTTTGAAAATGATGAGAATGATAAGGCATTGAAACTTTTACATGAAATGATTGGCAGTGGTCTAATGTAA
- the LOC123910989 gene encoding pentatricopeptide repeat-containing protein At1g62910-like, whose product MSFLRFTFRSSSSSSSSSISYLRRFYSHSPFHVNNDVDNAVSSFHSMLRMNPTPSIVEFCKILTSLVKMKHYPTAISLSNQLQFNGIMPDIVTFNILINCYCHLRQMSFAFSLLAKILKLGYQPDVITLTTLIKGLCFNGKVKEALHFHDHVDAHGFHLDHVSYGTLINGLCKNGETRAALQVLRRIEGKLVKPTVVIYNTIIDSLCKDKLLIDAKDLYSEMIAKNISPDVFTYTSLIYGFCIVGQLKEAFDLFHEMPLKNINPSVYTFTTLVDALCKEGKVKQAKNVIAVMMKAGVEPDVATYSSLMDGYCLINEVNKAKVIFNSMAQRGVMPDVNGYNVVINGLCKIKMMDEAMNLFKEMQNKKIIPDTVTYSSLIDGLCKSGRISHAWELLVEMQDRGQPANVITYNSLLHALCKNHHVDKAIALVKKIKDKGIQPDMHTYNILMDGLCKQGRFLDAQVIFNDLLIKGYKVTVWTYNIMINGLCLEGLLDEAEALLSKMEDNGCIPDVVTYETIIHSFFENDKNEMAEKLLREMIAKGLF is encoded by the coding sequence ATGTCATTCTTAAGGTTCACCTTtcgatcttcttcttcttcttcttcttcttccatttcTTACTTAAGGCGATTTTACTCTCACTCTCCATTTCATGTTAATAATGATGTTGATAATGCTGTTTCTTCATTCCATAGCATGCTTCGTATGAATCCAACCCCATCCATTGTTGAATTTTGCAAGATTTTAACTTCCCTTGTTAAGATGAAACATTATCCCACTGCTATTTCCCTTTCTAACCAATTACAATTCAATGGAATTATGCCTGATATTGTTACTTTCAATATATTGATCAATTGTTACTGCCACCTTCGTCAAATGTCTTTTGCCTTTTCTCTATTGGCTAAGATTCTCAAGTTGGGTTATCAGCCTGATGTCATAACTTTAACGACTCTTATCAAAGGTTTGTGTTTTAACGGTAAGGTGAAGGAAGCACTGCATTTTCACGACCATGTGGATGCACATGGATTTCACCTCGACCATGTTAGCTACGGGACCTTGATCAATGGATTGTGTAAAAATGGAGAAACAAGGGCTGCCTTGCAAGTTCTAAGACGAATTGAAGGGAAATTGGTCAAGCCTACTGTGGTAATATACAACACAATTATTGATAGTTTGTGTAAAGATAAGCTTTTAATAGATGCTAAGGATTTATATTCTGAAATGATTGCAAAGAATATTTCTCCTGATGTTTTCACTTACACTTCTCTAATATATGGATTTTGCATTGTTGGTCAATTGAAAGAAGCATTTGATTTGTTCCATGAAATGCCATTGAAAAACATCAACCCAAGTGTTTATACTTTTACTACACTGGTCGATGCTCTATGTAAAGAAGGAAAGGTGAAACAAGCTAAAAATGTGATAGCTGTGATGATGAAAGCAGGCGTGGAACCTGATGTTGCTACATACAGTTCATTAATGGATGGGTATTGCCTAATCAATGAAGTGAATAAGGCCAAAGTTATATTCAACAGTATGGCCCAAAGAGGAGTGATGCCCGATGTTAATGGCTATAATGTCGTGATTAATGGGCTgtgtaaaattaaaatgatggaTGAAGCCATGAATCTCTTCAAAGAAATGCAAAACAAGAAGATTATTCCTGATACAGTAACTTACAGTTctcttattgatggtttgtgcaaATCAGGGAGAATCTCTCATGCTTGGGAGCTTCTTGTTGAGATGCAAGATAGGGGTCAACCTGCCAATGTAATCACTTACAATTCTTTATTACATGCTTTATGTAAAAACCATCATGTTGATAAGGCAATTGCATTGGTCaagaaaattaaagacaaaGGCATTCAACCAGATATGCACACATACAATATACTCATGGATGGACTTTGCAAACAAGGGAGATTTCTGGACGCACAAGTGATTTTTAATGATCTTTTGATTAAAGGCTATAAGGTAACAGTTTGGACATATAATATTATGATCAATGGTCTTTGTCTAGAGGGCTTGCTTGATGAAGCTGAGGCCCTGCTGTCAAAAATGGAAGACAATGGATGCATTCCTGATGTTGTAACTTATGAAACAATTATTCACTCATTCTTTGAAAATGATAAGAATGAAATGGCAGAGAAACTTCTACGTGAAATGATTGCTAAAGGTCTATTCTAA